From a region of the Dehalococcoidia bacterium genome:
- the dnaE gene encoding DNA polymerase III subunit alpha — protein sequence MFTHLHLHTEYSLLDGLSRIPDVMDRVKALGQRSVAMTDHGALYGAIDFYKEARARDIKPIIGIEAYIAPDSRLKKSDSRANNYFHLTLLAKDDAGYRNLIKLSTRSHLEGFYYRPRMDKELLAEHGKGLIALSGCASGEMHRLLAEERHEDARKLAGFFGDVFDDFYLEVMRHDEPEINAECDRVLNGLIELSTKTKIPLVATNDSHYTAPEDASIHDILLCIGTNSTVDDAKRPLKMHDQSYYVKSEDEMLALFPEIPEAVTNTQLVADQCNLEMEFGRLHLPEPEVPKGKTAHQHLTDLARDGLNRKYAFASDEVRERLQYELDVVEKTGFTNYFLVVHDIAEYCKGEQIMLGVRGSAAASIILYALDVTFIDPLANKLVFERFLHVDRKEPPDVDLDIPDDRRDEVIKYVAAKYGHDRVAQIITFGTMGAKAAIRDVGRALGMGYGDVDRVARVVPNALHMTLERALEESPDLASLYETDPQVSRLVDTARRMEGVARHASTHAAGVVISREPLMDHVPLQRPTRGDESSIPTTQFAMAQVAEIGLLKMDFLGLANLTILGRAIDIIEREKGVRPDLQQLPDGDAKTFEMLGRGDTFGVFQLESPGMRRSIQELRPDTVSELMALVALYRPGPMQHIGAYCKSKHDRSLVKYPHADLAEVLDETYGVIVYQDQVLIVLQKFAGYSLKDADAIRKAMSKKVRELMQAEGEKFIARAVENGYSKDEAHAVFELIEPFAGYAFNRAHSAVYGTIAYQTAYLKANYPHEYMTAVLSSAGAHERIAEAVAECVRIGITVKPPDLNLSGVNFELKQEDGGPVIRFGLATVKNVGGGAAEMIVQARDEGGAFSSIEDFTKRVDLRNLNRRALESLVKCGALDSLGVRGTLLMNLDRIVSLAQREAKLKESGQSTMFDMFGDSVSTPLPALELVESDVSKAEMLSWERELLGVYVSEHPFSSAALKLTKHTSAMISEVTGEMDGREVVVAGMVNDVRTRLTKAGKQFLAVTVEDLSGSQEVTVWPDVYETTRDMWTPGNILLMLLRVRERGDRLQIAVQQLALVQTADGSISHEHFEIPHWLTDAVRTSAGVGVVRIQHEEPPRLPAPNGEHGNGQEVGAPGNGGATPALEPPPSRALPAPSNGAPAEARTVLRFYMHESEDGDADTKRLDGLIALIGEYPGEDVVRLFIHAKDGDRIELSMPPARACEELRSAGVALLGEGGGADEISRPAAAAASNGARTHGVKPLEV from the coding sequence ATGTTTACGCACCTTCACCTTCACACCGAGTACAGCCTGCTCGATGGCTTGAGCCGCATCCCGGACGTGATGGATCGGGTGAAGGCGCTCGGCCAGCGCTCGGTCGCGATGACGGACCACGGCGCGCTGTACGGCGCCATCGACTTCTACAAGGAAGCGCGGGCGCGCGACATCAAGCCGATCATCGGCATCGAGGCGTATATCGCGCCGGATTCGCGGCTGAAGAAGTCCGACTCACGCGCCAACAACTACTTTCACCTGACGCTGCTGGCGAAGGACGACGCGGGTTATCGCAACCTGATCAAGCTTTCGACGCGCTCGCACCTGGAGGGCTTCTATTACAGGCCGCGCATGGACAAAGAGTTGCTCGCCGAGCACGGCAAGGGGCTGATCGCGCTGAGCGGCTGCGCTTCGGGGGAGATGCACCGGCTGCTGGCCGAGGAGCGCCACGAGGATGCGCGCAAGCTTGCGGGCTTCTTCGGCGACGTGTTCGACGATTTCTACCTGGAGGTGATGCGGCACGACGAGCCCGAGATCAACGCGGAGTGCGACCGCGTGCTGAACGGGCTCATCGAGCTGTCGACGAAGACGAAGATCCCGCTGGTGGCGACGAACGACTCGCACTACACGGCGCCCGAGGACGCATCGATCCACGACATCTTGCTGTGCATCGGCACGAACAGCACGGTCGACGACGCGAAGCGCCCGTTGAAGATGCACGACCAGTCGTACTACGTGAAGTCCGAGGACGAGATGCTGGCGCTGTTCCCGGAGATCCCGGAGGCGGTCACCAACACGCAGCTTGTCGCGGACCAGTGCAACCTGGAGATGGAGTTCGGGCGGCTGCACCTGCCCGAGCCGGAGGTGCCGAAGGGCAAGACGGCGCACCAGCACCTGACGGATTTGGCCCGAGACGGTCTGAACCGCAAGTACGCGTTTGCGTCGGATGAGGTACGCGAGCGACTGCAGTACGAGTTGGACGTCGTGGAGAAGACGGGCTTCACGAACTACTTTCTCGTCGTGCACGACATCGCGGAGTACTGCAAGGGCGAGCAGATCATGCTCGGGGTGCGGGGATCGGCGGCGGCGAGCATCATCCTGTACGCGCTGGACGTCACGTTCATCGATCCGCTTGCGAACAAGCTTGTGTTCGAGCGGTTCCTGCACGTCGACCGCAAGGAGCCGCCGGACGTCGACCTGGATATTCCGGACGATCGGCGTGATGAAGTGATCAAGTACGTCGCTGCAAAATACGGGCACGACCGCGTGGCGCAGATCATCACGTTCGGGACGATGGGCGCAAAGGCGGCGATCCGCGACGTCGGGCGGGCGCTCGGCATGGGTTATGGCGATGTCGACCGCGTGGCGCGCGTCGTGCCGAACGCGCTGCACATGACGCTCGAACGCGCGCTCGAAGAGAGCCCCGATCTGGCGAGCCTGTACGAGACGGACCCGCAGGTGAGCCGGCTCGTCGATACGGCGCGGCGCATGGAAGGCGTCGCGCGGCACGCTTCGACGCACGCGGCGGGTGTGGTGATCTCGCGCGAGCCGCTGATGGATCACGTGCCGTTGCAGCGCCCGACGCGCGGCGACGAGTCGTCGATCCCGACGACGCAGTTCGCGATGGCGCAGGTGGCGGAGATCGGCCTGCTGAAGATGGACTTCCTGGGGCTCGCCAACCTGACGATCCTGGGGCGGGCGATCGACATCATCGAACGCGAGAAGGGCGTGCGGCCGGACCTGCAGCAACTTCCGGACGGGGATGCGAAGACGTTCGAGATGCTTGGGCGCGGCGACACGTTCGGGGTGTTCCAGCTCGAGTCGCCGGGCATGCGGCGTTCGATCCAGGAATTGCGGCCGGACACCGTCTCGGAGCTGATGGCGCTTGTCGCGCTCTACCGCCCGGGGCCGATGCAGCACATCGGCGCGTACTGCAAGTCGAAGCACGACCGATCGCTGGTCAAGTACCCGCACGCCGACCTGGCGGAGGTGCTCGACGAGACGTACGGCGTCATCGTCTACCAGGACCAGGTGCTGATCGTACTGCAGAAGTTCGCGGGCTACTCGCTGAAGGACGCAGACGCGATCCGGAAGGCGATGTCGAAGAAGGTGCGCGAGCTGATGCAGGCGGAGGGCGAGAAGTTCATCGCGCGGGCGGTCGAGAACGGGTACAGCAAGGACGAGGCGCACGCGGTCTTCGAGCTGATCGAGCCGTTCGCGGGTTACGCCTTCAACCGCGCGCACTCGGCCGTCTATGGCACGATCGCGTACCAGACGGCGTACCTGAAGGCGAACTATCCGCACGAGTACATGACGGCGGTGCTGAGCAGCGCCGGCGCGCACGAACGGATCGCCGAGGCTGTGGCGGAGTGCGTGCGCATCGGCATCACGGTGAAGCCGCCGGATTTGAACCTGAGCGGCGTCAACTTCGAACTGAAGCAGGAAGACGGCGGGCCGGTGATCCGCTTCGGGCTGGCGACGGTGAAGAACGTCGGCGGCGGCGCGGCGGAGATGATCGTGCAGGCGCGTGACGAGGGCGGCGCGTTCAGTTCGATCGAAGACTTCACGAAGCGCGTAGACCTGCGCAATCTCAACCGTCGCGCGCTGGAGTCGCTGGTGAAGTGCGGCGCGCTCGACTCGCTCGGCGTGCGCGGCACGCTGCTGATGAACCTGGACCGCATCGTCTCGCTGGCGCAACGGGAGGCGAAGCTGAAGGAGTCCGGGCAGTCGACGATGTTCGACATGTTCGGCGATTCCGTCTCGACGCCGCTGCCGGCGCTGGAGCTTGTCGAGTCGGATGTCTCGAAGGCGGAGATGCTTTCGTGGGAGCGCGAACTGCTCGGCGTGTATGTCTCCGAGCACCCGTTCTCGAGCGCGGCGCTGAAGCTCACGAAACACACGTCGGCGATGATCAGCGAAGTGACGGGCGAGATGGACGGCCGCGAGGTGGTCGTAGCGGGCATGGTCAACGATGTGCGGACGCGGCTGACGAAGGCGGGCAAGCAGTTCCTGGCGGTGACCGTCGAAGACCTTTCGGGCAGCCAGGAAGTGACGGTATGGCCGGACGTGTACGAGACGACGCGCGACATGTGGACGCCGGGCAACATTCTGCTGATGCTGCTGCGCGTGCGCGAACGCGGCGACCGGCTGCAGATCGCGGTGCAGCAACTGGCGCTGGTGCAGACGGCCGACGGCTCGATCAGCCACGAGCACTTCGAGATCCCGCACTGGCTGACGGACGCCGTCCGGACATCGGCGGGGGTGGGCGTGGTGCGCATCCAGCACGAGGAGCCGCCGCGATTGCCGGCGCCGAACGGCGAGCACGGCAACGGGCAAGAAGTGGGCGCGCCCGGCAACGGCGGAGCGACGCCGGCGCTGGAACCGCCGCCGTCACGCGCGCTGCCGGCACCATCGAACGGCGCGCCGGCGGAGGCTCGGACGGTGTTGCGCTTTTACATGCACGAATCGGAGGACGGCGACGCCGACACGAAGCGCCTGGACGGCTTGATCGCGCTGATCGGCGAGTACCCGGGCGAAGACGTCGTGCGGTTGTTCATTCACGCGAAGGACGGCGACCGCATCGAGTTGTCGATGCCGCCGGCGCGGGCCTGCGAGGAATTGCGGAGCGCCGGCGTGGCGCTGCTTGGCGAAGGCGGCGGTGCGGACGAGATTTCGCGCCCGGCGGCGGCGGCGGCTTCGAACGGCGCGCGCACGCATGGGGTGAAGCCGCTCGAGGTGTAG